In Halorientalis sp. LT38, a genomic segment contains:
- a CDS encoding HalX domain-containing protein, which translates to MTDSAAPVVLIVEDEPDVAETYNLWLADDYEVRIAADGDEGLERLDDAVDVVLLDRMMPGLSGDEVLERIRERELDCRVAMVTAVEPDFDILEMGFDAYLSKPIRSEELLETVETLLERSTYDRLLQRYYALVEKQATLETAKSGAELAASDEYEQLQNRIADLQEQLSKTMGGVEDDADFVAAIQRIGGSEDP; encoded by the coding sequence ATGACTGATTCAGCAGCACCTGTCGTACTCATCGTCGAGGACGAGCCGGACGTCGCCGAGACGTACAACCTCTGGCTCGCGGACGATTACGAGGTGCGGATCGCCGCGGACGGCGACGAGGGCCTCGAGCGCCTCGACGATGCGGTAGACGTGGTTCTGCTCGACCGGATGATGCCCGGGCTGTCGGGCGACGAGGTGCTGGAACGGATTCGGGAGCGGGAGTTGGACTGTCGGGTGGCGATGGTGACCGCCGTCGAACCCGACTTCGACATTCTGGAGATGGGGTTCGATGCCTATCTCAGCAAACCGATCAGGAGCGAGGAACTCTTAGAGACCGTCGAGACGCTCCTGGAACGGTCGACCTACGACCGCTTGCTCCAGCGATACTACGCACTGGTCGAAAAGCAGGCCACGCTCGAGACGGCAAAGAGCGGCGCGGAACTCGCAGCGAGCGACGAATACGAACAGTTACAGAACCGCATCGCCGATCTTCAGGAGCAACTCTCCAAGACGATGGGCGGCGTCGAGGACGACGCCGACTTCGTCGCCGCGATCCAGCGGATCGGCGGGAGTGAGGATCCGTAG
- a CDS encoding RAD55 family ATPase has translation MYDLSGVLDTDAVSAVRPGTSLLVAGPAMTGKENIAMQILADGSRNGDGALIVSTGDSAETVVEDYRDRVSGVSNLQLGVVDCRAESSGSGFADGETPPGLYVHKVSSPGDLTGIGIGITKCLESLHKAGAERGRMALVSLSTMLTYTNRETVFKFCHVLSSRLDAADYVGVFTIDTGAHDDQTIQVIKQAFDGMIEVREADDGREVRVMGLGDGPTPWQAL, from the coding sequence ATGTACGACTTATCAGGCGTTCTGGATACTGACGCAGTGTCTGCGGTTCGTCCGGGGACCAGCCTCCTCGTCGCCGGGCCCGCGATGACAGGCAAGGAGAACATCGCGATGCAGATCCTCGCCGACGGCTCACGGAACGGGGACGGCGCGCTGATCGTCTCGACCGGCGACAGCGCCGAGACCGTCGTGGAAGACTATCGCGACCGCGTCTCTGGCGTCTCGAACCTGCAACTCGGCGTCGTCGACTGCCGCGCCGAGAGCTCCGGCAGCGGCTTCGCCGACGGCGAGACCCCGCCCGGACTGTACGTCCACAAGGTCTCCTCGCCCGGCGACCTCACGGGCATCGGGATCGGGATCACGAAGTGCCTCGAATCGCTGCACAAGGCGGGCGCCGAACGGGGCCGCATGGCGCTCGTCTCCCTGTCGACGATGCTCACCTACACCAACCGGGAGACGGTGTTCAAGTTCTGTCACGTCCTCTCCTCGCGGCTCGACGCCGCGGACTACGTCGGCGTGTTCACCATCGACACCGGCGCCCACGACGATCAGACCATCCAGGTCATCAAACAGGCCTTCGACGGGATGATCGAGGTCCGCGAGGCCGACGACGGCCGCGAAGTCCGCGTCATGGGACTGGGCGACGGGCCCACCCCGTGGCAGGCCCTCTAG
- a CDS encoding cupin domain-containing protein encodes MGYQTASTDDVDSVIDGEYGGMWFLKEALDTEELGLTVMQLEPGAKGKPHDHSEDGQEEIYCVVDGEVVVEFDDETITLGENEAVRIDAGQRRQIRNESDALARLVLVGAPI; translated from the coding sequence ATGGGTTACCAGACGGCTTCGACGGACGACGTGGACTCGGTCATCGACGGCGAGTACGGCGGGATGTGGTTCCTGAAGGAAGCGCTGGACACCGAGGAACTGGGACTGACCGTGATGCAGCTCGAACCGGGTGCGAAGGGCAAGCCACACGATCACAGCGAGGACGGCCAGGAGGAGATCTACTGCGTGGTCGACGGCGAAGTGGTCGTCGAGTTCGACGACGAGACGATCACACTGGGCGAGAACGAGGCGGTCCGGATCGACGCCGGCCAGCGACGGCAGATCAGAAACGAGAGCGACGCCCTGGCGCGATTGGTGCTGGTCGGTGCGCCGATCTAG
- the thyX gene encoding FAD-dependent thymidylate synthase, with amino-acid sequence MEVRLLEATDDPERLACKAARNDYMEEFVGDLSFAEIMETVDGETTEEKMETLIGHLLDHGHYGPFEHPQATFAVKGISRSCMAQITRHRHVSFDIQSMRYVSFDDVDPADVRAGEMVVTPPSATDPDWVGRNQNTGPVGEETARKREEVFREAVGDAVESYQELLDLGMPPEDARFVLPIGTEVNMVMSMNVRMLMHVADMRAAADAQWEIRELTEEILDLAAEWCPITFEYYEEHMKNRKNRLAP; translated from the coding sequence ATGGAAGTCCGTCTGCTGGAAGCCACAGACGACCCCGAGCGCCTCGCCTGCAAAGCAGCGCGAAACGACTACATGGAGGAGTTCGTGGGAGATCTCTCCTTTGCCGAAATCATGGAGACCGTCGACGGGGAGACCACTGAGGAGAAGATGGAGACCCTGATCGGCCACCTCCTCGATCACGGCCATTACGGGCCCTTCGAACATCCCCAGGCCACGTTCGCGGTGAAGGGGATCAGCCGCTCGTGTATGGCCCAGATCACCCGGCACAGGCACGTATCATTCGATATCCAGTCGATGCGCTACGTCTCCTTCGACGACGTCGACCCCGCCGACGTCCGGGCCGGTGAGATGGTCGTCACGCCGCCCTCGGCCACCGACCCCGACTGGGTGGGCCGCAACCAGAACACCGGTCCGGTCGGCGAGGAGACCGCGCGCAAGCGCGAGGAGGTGTTCCGGGAGGCCGTCGGGGACGCCGTCGAGTCCTACCAGGAACTCCTCGACCTGGGGATGCCGCCGGAGGACGCCCGGTTCGTCCTGCCCATCGGGACCGAAGTGAACATGGTCATGTCGATGAACGTCCGGATGCTGATGCACGTGGCCGACATGCGGGCCGCCGCGGACGCCCAGTGGGAGATCAGGGAGTTGACCGAGGAGATCCTCGATCTGGCGGCCGAGTGGTGCCCGATCACCTTCGAGTACTACGAGGAGCACATGAAGAATCGGAAGAACCGGCTGGCGCCCTGA